A single genomic interval of Chitinophaga sp. 180180018-3 harbors:
- a CDS encoding histidine kinase, with protein MPLIRYILLSGLVFFCIVTTTLAQGLMIRNYNVKDGLANATVYAAVQDKDGFIWFATPTGVSKFDGKRFRNYAKKDGLTDNDVVKLAADSKGRVWFFTLNGKPSFYEKSRIHNEENDSSLIFNSGSHYMQYAFESTGGTIWFQNTNNRIVKYNGKKTTYDNLGQTDLFFLLRNDSIFHPLQASFHLDNLDDINNSGQQVFRVCPYPLTDTGFQARIRSNNVVILRNTAYSYTAKEAVCFFNGAEWGIKDDINHICIDSDNLWIGTQRALYYLKGYFKGEHKMIRLLDNHYITSLLKDRDGNIWITTFGDGVYNIPYKNFYFSYLDNTNGLYSHSIFSISKDKKNDLLLIGQNAGILNTMDGSNHIRQYTLDTTSGRNSVLSIQPYKPDNVLIGTDNGLYNFNVSTRKVSLQKAVKMLKDVDISPSGKVRIAAKNQVIALDDYTIGDLDLLVTSIACVNDSVYYVGTNNGLFYCTDKLRKLLPTGADTLRKVSIKDLKWINGALWIGTSDRGIYVMQHDEVVKHLSTANNLASDICQQLYYDGVNRLYVATNKGVSVIDVRTQTITRNITSNDGLSSDDIRGVYVDGDMLYIATSNGLCYFNADHIPVDTVPPVIYLNNIRYGDSTFTATNNFVDLYKRKASFEAEFGTIVFDLPDLVEYQYNFSGDTTNGWVTTMSNIIPFPDLQPGNYKLMVRARKYKSDWSKTLNMEVNILPRWYQQWWARGILLLAGLLLVLVGLRYVVRRIKQAEKRKTEYNRRIAELEAKALTNQMNPHFIFNSLNSVQHLILEKEEKQALNFLADFATLMRQMLNNSRKSYISLEEEIAFLTRYLELEKIRFAHSFTYKFIMEDALKDYTVYIPPMIIQPIVENAIKHGLAPKNISGYLEIRLEMVDDLLYCSVDDDGIGWDKSNSIKSSRLIKHESTALSVIKERLQIIKSFNGSVGKLEIIDKFKSGFGNKEGTLVEILIPIVKML; from the coding sequence ATGCCCCTGATCCGTTACATACTGTTATCGGGCCTCGTTTTTTTCTGCATCGTTACAACAACGCTGGCCCAGGGCTTGATGATCCGTAACTACAACGTGAAGGATGGTCTGGCTAACGCTACTGTTTATGCCGCTGTGCAGGATAAAGATGGTTTCATCTGGTTTGCCACACCCACCGGTGTCAGCAAATTCGATGGGAAACGATTCCGTAACTATGCAAAAAAAGATGGTCTCACTGATAACGACGTAGTGAAACTGGCAGCCGATTCCAAAGGCAGGGTATGGTTCTTTACCCTGAACGGAAAACCCTCTTTCTACGAAAAAAGCCGTATCCATAACGAAGAAAATGACTCTTCACTCATTTTCAACAGCGGAAGCCATTATATGCAGTACGCTTTTGAAAGTACCGGCGGAACGATATGGTTTCAGAATACCAACAACCGTATTGTAAAATATAACGGGAAGAAAACGACTTACGATAATCTCGGCCAGACCGACCTCTTTTTCCTGCTACGAAACGACAGCATCTTCCACCCCCTGCAGGCATCTTTTCATCTCGATAATCTTGATGATATCAATAACTCCGGGCAACAGGTTTTCCGCGTATGTCCGTACCCGTTAACCGACACCGGATTTCAGGCCCGTATCAGATCCAATAATGTGGTGATCCTCAGAAATACCGCTTATTCCTATACTGCAAAGGAAGCCGTGTGCTTTTTTAATGGTGCTGAATGGGGTATTAAAGACGATATCAACCATATTTGCATCGACAGCGACAATCTCTGGATAGGTACCCAGCGTGCATTATATTACCTCAAAGGATATTTTAAGGGCGAACATAAAATGATCCGCCTGCTCGATAATCACTACATCACGTCTTTACTGAAAGACCGGGATGGCAACATCTGGATTACTACTTTCGGCGATGGCGTGTACAATATTCCATATAAGAATTTCTACTTCAGCTATCTGGATAATACGAACGGACTGTATTCCCATTCCATCTTCAGTATCAGCAAAGACAAGAAAAATGATCTGCTGCTTATTGGACAAAATGCCGGTATCCTCAATACCATGGACGGGTCAAACCATATCCGTCAATATACACTGGATACCACTTCGGGCCGAAACAGCGTTCTTTCCATACAGCCTTATAAACCTGATAATGTGCTGATCGGTACTGATAACGGGCTATATAATTTCAACGTCAGTACCCGGAAGGTCAGCTTGCAGAAAGCGGTGAAAATGCTGAAAGATGTGGATATTTCCCCATCCGGCAAAGTCAGGATTGCAGCGAAAAATCAGGTAATCGCGCTGGACGATTATACCATTGGTGACCTCGATCTGCTGGTCACTTCCATCGCCTGTGTCAACGACTCCGTTTATTATGTAGGCACCAACAACGGCCTGTTCTATTGCACAGACAAGCTCAGAAAACTGCTGCCGACGGGCGCTGACACGCTTCGTAAAGTCAGTATCAAAGATCTGAAATGGATTAATGGTGCGCTCTGGATAGGTACCAGCGATCGCGGTATATACGTCATGCAACACGACGAGGTGGTGAAGCATCTTTCCACCGCCAACAACCTGGCGAGCGACATCTGCCAGCAATTATACTACGACGGCGTAAACCGTCTCTATGTTGCCACCAACAAAGGAGTTTCTGTGATTGATGTGAGAACCCAGACCATCACGAGAAATATTACATCTAATGATGGTCTTAGCTCAGATGACATCCGTGGCGTTTACGTGGATGGCGACATGCTCTATATAGCTACCTCCAATGGGCTTTGCTACTTTAACGCAGATCATATTCCGGTGGATACGGTGCCACCGGTCATCTACCTGAATAATATCCGTTATGGCGACAGTACCTTTACCGCCACCAATAATTTCGTGGATCTTTACAAACGAAAGGCCTCATTTGAAGCGGAATTTGGCACTATCGTATTCGATTTGCCCGACCTGGTGGAATACCAGTACAACTTTTCAGGAGATACCACCAACGGATGGGTAACTACCATGTCTAATATCATCCCGTTTCCCGACCTGCAACCCGGTAATTACAAGCTGATGGTGAGGGCCCGGAAATATAAAAGCGACTGGTCCAAAACCCTGAATATGGAGGTGAATATCCTGCCCAGATGGTACCAGCAATGGTGGGCGAGGGGGATATTGTTACTGGCGGGGCTGCTGCTGGTGCTGGTTGGATTGCGTTACGTGGTACGCCGCATCAAACAGGCGGAAAAGCGGAAAACGGAGTATAACCGGCGCATTGCCGAGCTGGAAGCAAAGGCGCTTACCAATCAGATGAACCCTCATTTTATCTTCAATTCCCTGAACTCGGTACAACACCTGATCCTGGAAAAAGAAGAAAAACAGGCCCTGAACTTCCTGGCTGATTTTGCCACACTCATGCGTCAGATGTTGAATAACTCCCGTAAATCCTATATTTCCCTGGAAGAGGAGATCGCATTCCTGACCCGTTACCTCGAGTTGGAAAAGATCCGCTTTGCGCACTCCTTTACCTACAAATTCATCATGGAGGATGCCCTGAAAGACTATACCGTATATATTCCGCCTATGATTATCCAGCCAATCGTGGAAAATGCCATTAAGCATGGCCTGGCTCCGAAAAATATCAGTGGTTACCTGGAAATACGCCTTGAAATGGTGGATGATTTGTTATATTGTTCTGTAGATGACGATGGAATAGGCTGGGATAAGTCGAATAGCATTAAAAGTTCAAGGCTCATTAAACACGAGTCTACTGCACTTAGCGTGATTAAGGAGCGCTTGCAGATTATAAAATCTTTTAATGGAAGTGTTGGAAAGTTAGAAATTATTGATAAATTTAAATCTGGTTTCGGCAATAAGGAAGGTACCTTAGTTGAAATTCTGATTCCCATTGTTAAGATGTTATGA
- a CDS encoding LytTR family DNA-binding domain-containing protein produces MSNIKAAIVDDEVRNIHILRNILENYCKDVTVVGEAQNINEAAEMIKNNPIDVLFLDIEMPPHNGFQLLEMFPVLNFEVIFITAFQEYALQAIKFAALDYLLKPIKVSEVEDALEKVKKSKKGRLNELASILKDYVKNNDNAFSKIVIPVNDGYNVIDLKDIIYCEAFDSYTKIQLINNVSHLISKSLKEYEEMLSDKGFYRVHKSFLINIHHIVKIIKGLGTAVVMSDQKNIPISSRKKDEFFTQLKGVINL; encoded by the coding sequence ATGAGTAATATAAAAGCTGCCATTGTAGACGATGAAGTCCGCAACATTCATATTTTACGCAATATACTGGAGAACTACTGCAAAGATGTGACAGTTGTTGGTGAAGCGCAAAATATCAATGAGGCGGCAGAAATGATTAAGAATAACCCCATTGACGTGCTCTTTTTAGATATTGAGATGCCGCCGCATAATGGGTTTCAGCTGCTGGAGATGTTTCCTGTGTTGAATTTTGAGGTTATTTTTATCACTGCTTTCCAGGAATATGCACTGCAGGCGATTAAGTTTGCGGCGCTGGACTATTTGTTGAAACCAATCAAAGTAAGTGAGGTAGAAGATGCCCTCGAAAAAGTAAAGAAGAGCAAAAAAGGCCGGTTGAACGAGCTGGCTTCCATCCTGAAAGATTATGTTAAAAACAATGATAATGCCTTCTCCAAGATCGTAATTCCGGTAAATGACGGATATAATGTCATCGACCTGAAGGATATTATCTATTGTGAAGCTTTTGATAGCTATACCAAAATTCAGCTGATCAATAATGTATCCCACCTCATTTCCAAATCACTGAAAGAATATGAGGAAATGCTCTCAGACAAGGGATTCTATCGTGTTCACAAGTCTTTCCTTATTAATATCCATCACATCGTGAAGATTATCAAAGGGCTGGGTACTGCTGTTGTTATGAGCGACCAGAAGAACATCCCTATTTCTTCCCGCAAAAAGGACGAATTCTTTACGCAGCTCAAAGGCGTAATCAACTTATAG